A window from Sphingobacterium hotanense encodes these proteins:
- a CDS encoding thioredoxin domain-containing protein: MANKLQNENSPYLQQHAHNPVQWYPWGEEALKKAKEENKLIIISVGYSACHWCHVMERESFENDAIAQTMNKFFVSIKVDREERPDIDQIYMIAVQLMTNAGGWPLNCICLPDGRPIYGGTYFKPQDWQNVLLQIAKMWEETPEVALDYADRLTKGIQQAEKLPIQEIPEAYTKQDLLNIVDPWIETFDQNEGGYRRTPKFPLPNNWSFLLRYGALSKDQAILDHVHFTLEKIANGGIYDQIGGGFARYSVDNRWHIPHFEKMLYDNGQLLSLYSEAYQQKPTILYKRVVEETIAWAEREMLDPNGGFYSALDADSEGIEGKFYSFDYDEFDILGDRADLARNYFHISKNGNWTEEQTNVPYLSADDNQLIAEAGYSEYEWEEELKSIKETLLNYRKQRIRPGLDHKQLVTWNALMIKGLVDAYRTFRNDHYLNLAKQTAEFIWTKCHENDILLHQPADSNRSIPGFLDDYGFSIESFISLYEATFDETWINRAKTLTEQAINIFYDKDERTFFYTSSHGEELIARKSEIMDNVIPGSVSTMVRQLYKLGILFDEEQYTLIADQVFANVFPHIKSYGSAYSNWAIQLLELHYGIWEIALTGADASEWREELDQYYIPNKVTLGGTKSSLPLLEHKAGMESKAYLCQNKTCSLPQTSIAQIIELINNKQG; the protein is encoded by the coding sequence ATGGCAAACAAACTGCAGAACGAAAACTCCCCTTACCTACAACAACACGCCCACAACCCGGTACAATGGTACCCTTGGGGCGAGGAAGCTTTAAAAAAGGCAAAGGAAGAAAATAAACTCATCATCATTAGTGTCGGCTATTCGGCATGCCATTGGTGTCATGTGATGGAACGCGAAAGTTTTGAAAACGACGCCATCGCACAAACCATGAACAAGTTTTTCGTATCGATCAAAGTCGACCGCGAAGAACGACCGGACATCGATCAAATCTACATGATAGCCGTCCAACTGATGACAAACGCCGGCGGATGGCCATTGAACTGTATCTGTTTGCCGGACGGCCGCCCTATTTATGGAGGCACCTATTTTAAACCGCAGGATTGGCAAAATGTGCTCCTACAGATTGCTAAAATGTGGGAAGAAACACCAGAAGTTGCCTTAGACTATGCAGATCGCTTAACAAAAGGCATACAACAAGCAGAAAAGCTACCGATTCAGGAAATACCAGAAGCCTATACAAAGCAGGACCTATTAAATATTGTAGACCCTTGGATAGAAACCTTCGATCAAAATGAAGGGGGGTATCGCCGTACTCCTAAGTTTCCTCTGCCAAACAATTGGTCGTTCCTCCTTAGATATGGCGCATTAAGTAAAGATCAGGCAATATTAGACCATGTACACTTTACCTTAGAAAAAATAGCAAATGGCGGTATCTACGACCAAATTGGAGGTGGTTTCGCACGCTATTCTGTCGATAACCGCTGGCATATTCCGCATTTCGAGAAGATGCTATACGATAATGGGCAGTTACTAAGCCTTTATAGTGAAGCCTACCAGCAGAAGCCAACTATCCTCTATAAGCGTGTAGTAGAAGAAACCATTGCTTGGGCCGAACGTGAAATGCTTGATCCTAACGGCGGATTTTACAGCGCATTAGATGCCGACAGCGAGGGCATAGAAGGCAAATTCTATAGCTTCGATTATGATGAGTTTGATATTCTCGGCGATCGAGCAGACCTAGCAAGAAATTACTTCCATATCAGCAAAAACGGGAATTGGACCGAAGAACAAACGAACGTTCCTTACCTCAGCGCAGATGATAATCAACTGATCGCCGAGGCTGGCTACAGCGAATATGAATGGGAAGAAGAACTAAAGTCAATTAAAGAAACTCTACTGAATTACCGCAAACAGAGAATCCGACCCGGTTTAGACCATAAGCAGCTTGTGACCTGGAATGCGTTGATGATCAAAGGACTCGTAGATGCTTACCGCACCTTTAGAAATGATCATTATTTGAACCTAGCGAAGCAAACAGCGGAGTTTATATGGACAAAATGTCATGAAAATGACATACTACTGCACCAACCGGCTGACAGCAACCGAAGTATTCCTGGATTCTTAGATGACTATGGTTTCAGCATTGAATCCTTCATCAGTTTATACGAAGCGACATTTGATGAAACTTGGATTAACCGCGCAAAAACACTTACAGAACAAGCGATTAACATTTTTTACGACAAAGACGAACGCACATTTTTCTACACTTCCTCACATGGGGAAGAACTGATTGCACGAAAAAGTGAAATCATGGATAATGTCATTCCGGGTTCGGTATCGACAATGGTACGCCAATTGTATAAGTTAGGCATCTTGTTCGATGAGGAACAATATACGCTAATAGCCGATCAGGTTTTCGCAAATGTATTTCCGCACATTAAATCATATGGGTCAGCCTACTCAAACTGGGCCATTCAATTACTGGAACTGCACTACGGAATTTGGGAAATAGCGCTTACCGGAGCAGATGCTTCCGAGTGGCGAGAGGAATTAGACCAGTATTATATTCCAAATAAAGTAACATTAGGTGGAACAAAAAGCAGTCTACCCTTGTTAGAACATAAAGCGGGTATGGAATCAAAAGCATACCTTTGCCAGAATAAAACATGCAGTCTTCCGCAAACGTCGATTGCCCAAATAATAGAATTAATAAATAATAAACAGGGCTAG
- a CDS encoding SixA phosphatase family protein — protein MKTLYLIRHAKAEDHGLLKNDYNRNIISKGKERAIRIANELATQLKIDSNTLVISSSANRAKQTADIFCEILGYPLADIQETKEIYEAHFIDILRIINGMPNKVDKLLVFGHNPGLSNLTNYLSHAEVDLATSNVAILTLPDNFNFSELAGGTATLLNTIQ, from the coding sequence ATGAAAACACTCTATCTCATACGTCACGCAAAAGCCGAAGATCATGGCCTTTTGAAAAACGACTATAACCGTAATATTATATCCAAAGGAAAAGAAAGAGCAATCAGAATTGCCAACGAGCTGGCAACACAGCTAAAGATTGATAGCAATACGCTCGTTATCAGCTCCTCCGCCAATCGCGCAAAACAAACAGCAGACATCTTTTGTGAAATATTAGGCTATCCTTTAGCGGACATTCAAGAAACCAAAGAAATATATGAGGCACACTTCATCGATATCCTACGAATCATAAACGGTATGCCTAACAAGGTTGATAAACTGCTAGTCTTCGGACATAATCCAGGACTTTCCAATCTAACAAACTACCTCAGTCACGCGGAGGTAGACCTAGCGACTTCCAACGTTGCCATATTAACTTTACCTGACAACTTTAACTTCTCCGAACTCGCAGGAGGTACAGCGACCTTACTGAACACAATTCAGTAA
- a CDS encoding glycosyltransferase, with protein sequence MERNDILISIIIPVYNREAFIGQAIESVLGQSVVDFELWVVDDGSKDRTSDIVQGYAQRDARVNYVYQENAGVSVARNVGLSRAGGKYVYFLDSDDALDFEFLRTSIDVIERSAADVVVVGQPYQDRLPHPTALPTCGQLWRHAFLKQNSTVRFPVGVQPGEDGLFSHCLLAMTDRIAANPAGIYYYGRHEGQNHLLINRDCESVLQQMDKWFTYLDDFYSRESLFERRALHLAKFLEHEPFELRYLLMPFNAEQKERVFQSVQDFYKRRVAPYLPKEEFDSLSGRFQLFLEASSAEDFDEQYERYKSRINNSIKWKLKLLKLLPISSWRRKIRQQLWKKEIK encoded by the coding sequence TTGGAGAGAAACGATATTCTGATTTCAATAATTATCCCTGTTTATAACCGGGAAGCATTTATAGGACAAGCAATTGAAAGTGTTTTAGGACAGAGCGTTGTTGATTTCGAGCTTTGGGTGGTTGATGACGGAAGTAAGGATCGGACTTCGGATATTGTTCAGGGGTATGCGCAGCGTGATGCTAGAGTTAACTATGTTTATCAGGAAAATGCGGGTGTCTCGGTTGCTCGAAATGTAGGTCTGTCGCGTGCGGGCGGTAAGTACGTCTATTTCTTGGATTCGGATGATGCTTTGGATTTCGAATTTTTAAGAACTTCTATTGATGTGATTGAACGTTCCGCAGCAGATGTGGTGGTTGTGGGGCAGCCATATCAAGATCGACTACCTCATCCAACGGCTTTGCCGACCTGCGGGCAATTGTGGCGTCATGCGTTCTTAAAACAAAATAGCACTGTCCGTTTTCCAGTAGGAGTACAGCCTGGCGAAGATGGCCTATTTTCTCACTGTTTATTAGCAATGACAGACCGTATCGCCGCAAATCCAGCTGGTATTTATTATTATGGACGACATGAGGGGCAGAATCATCTTCTGATTAATCGCGATTGTGAGTCCGTATTGCAGCAGATGGATAAGTGGTTTACTTATTTGGATGATTTTTACAGCAGGGAATCCTTATTTGAGCGTCGTGCGTTACATTTAGCCAAATTTTTGGAGCATGAACCCTTTGAGCTCCGCTATTTGTTAATGCCATTCAACGCAGAACAAAAGGAACGAGTATTTCAGTCCGTACAGGATTTTTATAAGCGAAGAGTGGCTCCTTACCTACCTAAAGAGGAATTTGACAGTTTATCAGGTAGGTTTCAGTTATTTTTAGAAGCTAGTAGTGCGGAGGATTTCGATGAACAATACGAACGTTATAAGAGCCGCATCAATAATTCGATCAAGTGGAAGCTTAAGCTATTGAAGTTACTGCCGATTTCTTCTTGGAGAAGAAAGATAAGGCAACAATTATGGAAGAAAGAAATTAAATGA
- a CDS encoding glycosyltransferase, with protein sequence MKIIFIQHNSFLNGNGGSEKMCTFLANSFSEKGHEVNIAVNQKEGGSPVFPLNSDIKVDNIYNARVDQIELLPIVNYSGKNPIAWLVGKIKKKYTKQVNKNKCRAFPDGYQGVYKHNLKKRSEQWYAYLKAAEPDLIITMSTASLLEITYDNTLDIPIINSVNGRPDYDYEDVFGRRDPLEKNLLKNSYSRLSGIQILLDDYDKFLPDTFKGKVFVIGNPFPEVDTTEHVDHQIEKSQYVISHLGRLDNDCKQQTLAIEAFHRACSENSEWRLDLWGTGADRDMIQQKIAELALGDKVALKGFCTDPIAVLKNADIFLFPSRYEGFPLALGEAMSVGLPAIGLGSCSGVNKLIVDGESGYLVENVEAMAFRLKQLMNNSALRQEMGKRGVELMRAYTPASVLAKWDELINEIVER encoded by the coding sequence ATGAAAATAATATTTATACAGCATAATTCCTTTTTAAATGGGAACGGTGGGTCAGAGAAAATGTGTACTTTTTTAGCGAATAGCTTTTCAGAAAAGGGGCATGAGGTCAACATCGCCGTCAACCAAAAGGAGGGGGGCAGTCCCGTTTTTCCTTTGAATTCGGACATCAAGGTTGACAATATTTATAACGCTCGAGTCGATCAGATTGAGCTTCTACCCATTGTTAATTATTCGGGGAAAAACCCAATCGCCTGGTTAGTTGGAAAGATAAAAAAGAAATATACGAAACAGGTCAATAAGAATAAATGCCGAGCTTTCCCCGACGGGTATCAAGGGGTTTATAAGCATAACCTAAAGAAACGATCGGAGCAATGGTACGCGTATTTAAAGGCCGCAGAACCAGATTTGATTATAACGATGTCTACGGCTTCGCTATTGGAGATTACCTACGATAATACTTTGGATATCCCGATTATTAATTCTGTGAACGGGCGTCCGGATTATGATTATGAGGATGTATTTGGTCGAAGAGACCCCCTAGAAAAGAATCTGCTAAAGAATTCTTACTCGCGCTTAAGTGGAATTCAGATTTTATTGGATGATTATGATAAGTTTCTTCCGGATACGTTTAAGGGCAAGGTATTCGTAATCGGCAATCCATTCCCTGAGGTCGACACGACGGAACACGTGGATCATCAAATAGAAAAGAGTCAATACGTCATCTCCCATTTAGGACGTTTAGATAATGATTGTAAGCAGCAAACTCTAGCAATTGAAGCATTCCATCGTGCGTGTAGCGAGAATTCTGAATGGCGATTGGATTTGTGGGGTACTGGAGCAGATCGGGATATGATTCAACAGAAAATTGCTGAACTTGCTCTAGGTGATAAAGTAGCTCTTAAGGGCTTTTGCACCGATCCGATTGCTGTTTTAAAGAACGCAGATATATTTTTATTTCCGAGCCGGTATGAAGGTTTTCCTTTGGCATTAGGGGAAGCGATGTCTGTTGGCTTACCTGCTATTGGTCTGGGAAGTTGTTCGGGCGTAAATAAGCTTATTGTAGATGGAGAATCTGGTTACTTAGTTGAAAATGTAGAGGCGATGGCATTTCGGTTAAAACAGTTGATGAACAATTCGGCATTGAGGCAAGAAATGGGAAAGAGGGGGGTAGAGCTGATGCGCGCCTATACGCCGGCGTCAGTATTGGCGAAGTGGGATGAGTTGATAAATGAAATTGTAGAGCGATAG
- a CDS encoding glycosyltransferase: MNKRKILYFMTDNPMRYKAGNTTRCNKMLDYFSSRSDVFDVDFLTLQPWTEEEIEKFKSIYPTIKLDLFRPGSEFSKKDNYTKYFIHEKLPRLIGKKRNAKKLISLVTPFVEKQLLERYADRHYDVLIVSYAYWAELIKLIPATYKINDTHDFLSVQHAPQESNDFAAVGKMFQEELSLLNPFDEVWSYSVEERFIFDQFLNTKVKLVPLSFEDRTAKGEIAKEYDILYVASDNHHNVTSMNWFMEHVLPSLKNRKVTVVGKICDAIPDHSQITKLGLVEDLDKEYSKARITICPMLSGTGVKIKVLESLSFGIPVVTTMRGVDGLLNKTNNGCLISDNPTEFVDNIELLLNDDKAYQMHRADAVRYFQQHHHPSKELDFLNSSLLQSDSSRR; the protein is encoded by the coding sequence ATGAACAAGAGAAAGATTTTGTATTTCATGACCGACAATCCGATGCGGTATAAGGCGGGAAATACGACGCGTTGCAATAAGATGTTGGACTACTTTAGCAGTAGATCTGACGTTTTTGATGTGGATTTTCTGACGCTTCAACCTTGGACAGAAGAGGAGATAGAGAAATTCAAATCGATTTATCCAACGATTAAACTGGATCTGTTTCGGCCAGGGAGCGAGTTTTCAAAGAAGGATAACTATACGAAATACTTCATTCACGAAAAATTACCTCGTTTGATTGGCAAGAAAAGAAATGCGAAAAAGTTGATCAGTCTGGTTACTCCTTTTGTTGAGAAGCAACTCCTCGAGCGATACGCAGATAGGCATTATGATGTCCTCATAGTAAGTTATGCTTATTGGGCTGAGCTTATAAAATTGATCCCAGCAACCTATAAGATAAACGATACGCATGATTTTCTCTCTGTTCAACATGCACCGCAAGAATCCAATGATTTCGCAGCAGTAGGTAAAATGTTTCAGGAGGAATTAAGCCTTTTGAATCCATTCGATGAAGTTTGGTCTTATTCAGTGGAGGAACGTTTTATTTTCGACCAATTCCTGAACACCAAGGTTAAATTAGTTCCGCTTTCTTTTGAAGACCGAACAGCAAAGGGGGAAATTGCTAAAGAATACGATATACTTTACGTCGCAAGCGATAATCATCATAATGTGACGAGCATGAATTGGTTTATGGAGCATGTATTACCGTCGTTAAAGAACAGAAAAGTAACGGTGGTAGGAAAGATTTGCGATGCTATTCCTGATCATTCTCAGATAACGAAACTTGGTCTTGTGGAGGATCTAGATAAAGAGTATTCGAAAGCCAGGATAACCATTTGCCCCATGCTTTCTGGTACTGGGGTAAAGATTAAGGTACTGGAGTCCCTGTCGTTTGGAATCCCAGTAGTCACGACAATGAGAGGGGTCGATGGACTCTTAAATAAGACGAATAACGGATGTTTGATTTCAGATAACCCTACGGAATTCGTGGATAATATTGAACTGCTATTAAATGATGACAAGGCTTATCAGATGCATCGTGCTGATGCGGTCCGATACTTTCAGCAACACCATCACCCATCGAAAGAATTAGATTTTCTGAACAGCAGTTTGTTGCAAAGCGATTCGAGTAGACGTTAA
- a CDS encoding glycosyltransferase family 2 protein: MSISSDKPKTVSILISTYNWPEALERCVQTVWAQDRLPDEILIADDGSKEPTKRLIERLKQESPVPIVHVWHPDEGFRLSVIRNKAIAIASSEYIIQIDGDILLDPHFIKDHLSLVEPNYFLCGSRVWVSKEQSQELLEQKSTIKVQRHKFPLPFILNSLRSGILSRFLADRYKKNKPRILRGCNMSFWKKDLLAVNGYNEAIQGWGSEDAELAFRLMNTGVKKRFLKFAAVAYHLYHKENNKENLPENDKILEDTINTKKVWAKEGIVKQ; this comes from the coding sequence ATGAGTATATCATCAGATAAACCCAAAACGGTTAGTATACTAATCTCCACATACAATTGGCCCGAAGCGCTAGAGCGCTGTGTACAGACAGTATGGGCGCAAGACCGTCTGCCAGATGAAATCCTTATTGCTGATGATGGTTCAAAAGAACCTACCAAGCGCCTAATTGAACGACTAAAGCAAGAATCTCCAGTACCCATCGTCCATGTTTGGCATCCAGACGAGGGCTTTCGCCTTTCAGTTATCCGAAACAAAGCCATAGCGATTGCAAGCTCTGAATATATTATCCAGATCGATGGCGATATCTTACTAGATCCTCATTTTATCAAAGATCATTTAAGTCTGGTAGAACCGAATTATTTCCTGTGTGGAAGTCGCGTTTGGGTTTCTAAAGAGCAAAGCCAAGAGTTATTAGAGCAAAAGTCTACGATCAAAGTTCAAAGGCATAAATTCCCGTTGCCATTTATTTTGAACAGCCTACGTTCAGGCATATTATCTCGATTCCTTGCTGATCGATATAAGAAAAATAAACCTCGAATATTAAGAGGTTGCAATATGTCTTTTTGGAAGAAAGACCTGCTCGCTGTTAATGGTTATAATGAAGCAATTCAGGGCTGGGGAAGTGAAGATGCGGAACTCGCATTTCGATTAATGAACACCGGGGTCAAAAAAAGATTCTTAAAGTTCGCAGCAGTTGCTTATCACTTATATCATAAAGAAAACAACAAGGAGAACCTTCCTGAAAACGACAAAATATTAGAAGATACCATAAACACAAAAAAGGTGTGGGCAAAAGAAGGTATTGTTAAACAGTAG
- a CDS encoding glycosyltransferase family 2 protein, translated as MSDNKCSLIIATYNWPEALNLCLLSIRKQRVLPNEIIIADDGSTEETRQLIDKIKKDYPVPITHLWQEDKGFRKTIILNKCFAKVQYEYIIQIDGDVFLHPDFISDHLKAARPNYLLQGSRVMLSDAYSKELIEKVNTNPQLLGHNNKRIENGIRFPLLSNYLLNRYKNKYPVYYARGANMSFWKKDIYAVNGYNESYEGWGHEDSDLTLRLMNTGVQKSVIKFAAIVYHLYHPEKKNNQQEERNKEIMEATLKNQITWINAGLNQYL; from the coding sequence ATGTCGGACAACAAATGCTCATTAATTATTGCCACCTACAATTGGCCTGAAGCACTAAATTTATGCTTATTGAGCATACGGAAACAACGTGTCCTACCCAATGAGATCATTATTGCAGACGATGGGTCTACGGAAGAAACTCGCCAGCTGATTGACAAAATAAAAAAAGATTATCCAGTGCCAATAACTCATTTATGGCAAGAAGATAAAGGATTCAGGAAAACCATTATCCTGAATAAATGTTTCGCTAAGGTACAATACGAATACATTATTCAAATCGACGGTGATGTTTTTCTACACCCCGACTTTATCAGTGATCATCTTAAGGCCGCTCGCCCGAATTATTTGCTTCAAGGCAGCCGTGTTATGCTGAGCGACGCTTATTCGAAAGAACTCATCGAAAAGGTTAATACCAATCCACAACTTCTTGGACATAATAATAAGCGAATAGAGAACGGCATACGATTTCCTCTGCTCTCCAATTATCTTTTAAATCGTTACAAAAACAAATATCCTGTTTATTATGCACGAGGAGCGAACATGTCTTTTTGGAAGAAGGATATCTACGCTGTTAATGGCTATAATGAGTCTTATGAGGGCTGGGGACATGAAGATAGCGACCTTACCCTACGATTGATGAATACGGGTGTTCAGAAATCTGTAATCAAGTTTGCAGCAATCGTTTACCACCTCTACCATCCCGAAAAGAAGAATAATCAACAAGAAGAGCGCAATAAAGAGATCATGGAAGCGACGCTAAAAAATCAGATCACTTGGATAAATGCAGGTTTAAATCAATATCTTTAA
- a CDS encoding glycosyltransferase, producing the protein MDKICFLVCQYGKEVNGGAEYHCKMLAERLVGDFQVDILTTKTINYHTFEPYYKNNQETINGVNVLRFDCIDYSAEEHGKWRKKTKFPRKVRRNLFRMGLLETAANMNPIWDMGIKNEEMLLKTHGFYSPDLLNYLEANKDSYKAIILMSYVYPHTIFGSRIAPEKTILIPTVHNEGDIFRSIQTHVFTSVKHIGFNTEEERNLARKIFGNKMSESSILAVGIETEFENSISKTEIQKKFTLPERYLHYFGRICNSKMDKLIPWFIRYKEKFPSNLKLVLTGRLFQDKVEHPDIIYTGFVTDEEKIALVKNATLIINPSRNESLSLLLLEAMKLGKTVLVNKKSDVMVGHAIRSDYAAEPYGNEKDFQEKIRKHLEHPELNEESEIKAKNYVDEHYSWPIIMGRIKHLISTI; encoded by the coding sequence ATGGATAAAATTTGTTTTTTAGTCTGTCAGTACGGCAAGGAAGTGAATGGAGGGGCAGAATATCATTGCAAAATGCTCGCAGAGCGTTTGGTAGGTGATTTCCAAGTGGATATTCTAACGACAAAAACAATAAACTATCACACCTTCGAACCTTATTACAAGAACAATCAAGAAACAATAAACGGTGTCAATGTACTACGGTTTGATTGTATAGATTATTCTGCTGAGGAACATGGCAAGTGGCGAAAGAAGACTAAGTTTCCTCGCAAAGTGCGCCGCAACTTATTTCGCATGGGCTTATTAGAAACAGCCGCCAATATGAATCCTATTTGGGATATGGGAATTAAAAACGAGGAGATGCTCCTAAAGACCCATGGTTTTTATTCCCCAGATTTGTTGAATTATTTGGAAGCAAATAAAGATTCCTATAAAGCTATCATCCTGATGTCTTATGTTTATCCACATACTATATTTGGTTCGCGTATTGCCCCGGAAAAAACAATCTTGATTCCTACAGTACATAATGAAGGTGATATATTTCGTTCCATCCAGACTCATGTATTTACCAGCGTAAAGCATATTGGATTTAATACGGAAGAAGAGCGGAATCTGGCACGAAAGATCTTTGGTAATAAGATGTCTGAAAGCAGCATTCTCGCAGTTGGTATAGAGACTGAATTTGAAAACTCGATATCAAAGACTGAGATACAGAAAAAATTCACCCTACCTGAACGCTATTTACATTATTTCGGCCGCATCTGTAACTCGAAAATGGACAAATTGATCCCTTGGTTTATCCGATATAAGGAAAAATTTCCGTCCAATTTAAAATTGGTGTTAACAGGGAGATTATTTCAGGACAAGGTGGAGCATCCGGACATTATCTATACAGGCTTTGTAACGGACGAGGAGAAAATAGCATTGGTAAAAAATGCCACGCTTATTATCAATCCATCAAGAAATGAAAGCCTATCATTGTTGTTATTGGAAGCTATGAAGCTTGGAAAAACTGTACTGGTAAACAAAAAGTCGGATGTTATGGTTGGCCATGCAATCCGTAGCGACTATGCTGCTGAGCCCTACGGGAATGAAAAAGACTTCCAAGAGAAAATTAGAAAGCACCTGGAACATCCAGAACTTAACGAGGAGTCGGAAATCAAAGCAAAGAACTACGTCGATGAACATTATTCTTGGCCAATTATTATGGGCCGTATAAAACATCTAATCAGCACCATATAG
- a CDS encoding glycosyltransferase family 9 protein, translated as MKRILVTRFSAMGDVAMVATVLREFQEQHADVEIIMVSRAFFAPFFEGIPRILFHPIYPDKQHKGIIGLYQLFKELRAYKPTALADLHDNIRSNILSTFFRLSGYKVQTIDKGRKEKKALTRSINKVKKQLKLTTERYGDVLRSLGYTLELTHQLRKEPVALPKNIQTLFVGGKRFLGIAPFAQHPYKVFALERMEEVIAGLSDDNVQILVFGGGKKEKEIVDEWAKKYQHVFNTIGKFSLREELDIISNLDLMLSMDSSGMHMASLAGTRSLSIWGATHPYAGFIGYGQSIDDCIQVEHPNRPSSVYGNIPCNCDGIEAIDLVTVEMIIVKVKKTIFTL; from the coding sequence ATGAAGCGCATCCTCGTTACTCGTTTTTCCGCAATGGGAGATGTAGCCATGGTCGCCACTGTGCTCCGTGAATTTCAAGAGCAACATGCGGATGTTGAAATCATTATGGTTTCAAGAGCATTCTTTGCTCCCTTTTTCGAAGGAATTCCAAGAATTTTATTTCATCCAATTTACCCTGATAAACAACATAAGGGAATAATTGGATTGTATCAGCTTTTCAAGGAGCTCCGTGCTTACAAACCAACAGCATTGGCCGATCTACACGACAACATCCGTTCGAATATTTTAAGCACATTCTTCCGTCTTTCGGGATACAAAGTCCAGACGATCGACAAAGGAAGAAAAGAAAAAAAAGCATTAACGAGATCAATAAATAAGGTCAAAAAGCAATTAAAGTTAACAACTGAGCGTTATGGAGATGTATTGCGGTCATTGGGATACACATTGGAATTAACGCATCAGCTGAGAAAAGAGCCTGTCGCATTACCGAAAAACATACAGACGCTGTTTGTCGGAGGGAAGAGGTTTTTAGGTATTGCTCCGTTTGCACAGCATCCTTATAAAGTCTTCGCCTTGGAACGCATGGAAGAGGTCATCGCTGGGCTATCCGATGATAATGTACAAATACTGGTGTTCGGAGGTGGAAAGAAAGAAAAGGAAATCGTGGATGAATGGGCTAAAAAATATCAGCACGTCTTTAATACGATTGGAAAATTCAGTCTTCGAGAAGAACTTGACATTATCTCCAACCTCGATTTGATGCTGAGCATGGATAGCTCAGGTATGCATATGGCATCCTTAGCGGGTACTAGAAGCCTTTCGATCTGGGGGGCGACTCATCCCTATGCGGGCTTCATTGGATACGGACAATCCATCGATGATTGCATTCAGGTCGAACATCCGAACCGTCCAAGCTCGGTTTATGGAAATATACCATGCAATTGCGATGGAATAGAAGCGATCGACTTAGTAACAGTTGAAATGATTATTGTTAAAGTTAAAAAAACTATCTTTACGCTGTAG
- a CDS encoding DUF4254 domain-containing protein yields MISELANRIFDQVIADYHVHDAIDHPVENPYDSSSLEHLLYLKCWIDTAQWHMEDVVRNPEIDPREGLYWKRRIDRQNQERTDMVEYIDGYYLQKFEGVTPLAGAKVNTESPAWAIDRLSILALKIYHMAQETKREDVSHAHLESCQTKLNILLEQRKDLSKSIDELLSDIESGNKYMKVYKQMKMYNDPNLNPVLYGVKK; encoded by the coding sequence ATGATTAGCGAATTAGCCAACCGTATTTTTGATCAAGTAATTGCAGACTATCACGTCCACGACGCTATCGATCATCCTGTAGAGAATCCATATGATTCTTCAAGTCTAGAACATCTATTATATTTGAAATGTTGGATTGACACCGCACAGTGGCATATGGAAGATGTGGTACGAAATCCGGAAATTGATCCTCGCGAGGGATTGTACTGGAAGCGTAGAATTGATCGTCAAAATCAGGAACGTACGGATATGGTGGAATATATTGATGGCTATTATCTTCAGAAATTTGAAGGCGTTACTCCGCTTGCTGGGGCTAAAGTAAATACGGAGAGTCCAGCATGGGCTATTGACAGATTGTCGATCCTAGCGCTTAAAATATATCATATGGCGCAAGAGACAAAACGAGAGGATGTTTCACATGCTCATCTGGAATCTTGCCAAACAAAACTTAATATCCTGTTAGAACAAAGAAAAGACCTTTCTAAAAGTATAGACGAGTTATTATCAGACATTGAGTCGGGCAATAAATACATGAAAGTGTATAAGCAGATGAAGATGTACAATGACCCCAACTTGAATCCGGTACTCTACGGCGTTAAAAAATAG